Proteins encoded by one window of Streptococcus suis S735:
- the guaA gene encoding glutamine-hydrolyzing GMP synthase, translated as MTKQDVQKIIVLDYGSQYNQLISRRIREFGVFSELKNHKITAEEVRAINPIGIVLSGGPNSVYAENAFDIDPEIFELGIPILGICYGMQLITHKLGGKVVPAGEAGNREYGQSNLQLKTESALFAGTPEEQLVLMSHGDAVTEIPADFHLVGLSADCPYAAIENTERRIYGIQFHPEVRHSVYGNDILKNFAFGICGAKGDWTMENFIETEIEKIRQTVGDKKVLLGLSGGVDSSVVGVLLQRAIGDQLTCIFVDHGLLRKNEGDQVMEMLGGKFGLNIIRVDAAKRFLDLLAGVSDPEKKRKIIGNEFVYVFDDEASKLTDVEFLAQGTLYTDIIESGTDTAETIKSHHNVGGLPEDMQFKLIEPLNTLFKDEVRALGTALGMPDEVVWRQPFPGPGLAIRVMGEITEEKLQTVRESDAILREEIAKAGLDRDVWQYFTVNTGVRSVGVMGDGRTYDYTIAIRAITSVDGMTADFAKLPWDVLQKISVRIVNEVDHVNRIVYDITSKPPATVEWE; from the coding sequence ATGACAAAACAAGATGTCCAAAAAATTATTGTATTGGATTATGGTAGTCAGTACAACCAACTTATTTCACGTCGAATTCGTGAATTTGGTGTCTTTTCAGAATTGAAAAACCATAAAATTACAGCTGAGGAAGTCCGTGCTATCAATCCAATTGGTATCGTTCTTTCAGGTGGACCAAACTCTGTCTACGCAGAAAATGCCTTTGATATTGATCCAGAAATCTTTGAATTGGGTATTCCTATCTTAGGGATTTGCTATGGTATGCAGTTAATTACCCATAAATTGGGAGGTAAGGTTGTTCCTGCTGGTGAGGCTGGAAATCGTGAATATGGTCAATCAAATCTTCAACTGAAGACTGAATCAGCGCTTTTTGCTGGAACACCAGAAGAACAGCTTGTACTCATGAGCCACGGGGATGCTGTAACTGAAATTCCTGCTGATTTCCACCTGGTTGGTCTTTCTGCTGACTGCCCTTACGCAGCCATTGAAAACACGGAACGCCGTATCTACGGTATCCAGTTCCACCCAGAAGTTCGTCATTCCGTATATGGAAACGATATTTTGAAAAACTTTGCGTTTGGTATCTGTGGAGCCAAAGGCGACTGGACAATGGAAAACTTCATCGAAACAGAAATTGAAAAAATCCGCCAGACTGTTGGGGACAAGAAAGTCTTGCTCGGTTTGTCAGGCGGTGTAGATTCGTCTGTTGTTGGGGTCCTTCTTCAACGTGCTATTGGTGACCAATTGACCTGTATCTTCGTTGACCACGGTCTTCTTCGTAAGAATGAAGGTGATCAGGTTATGGAGATGTTGGGCGGTAAATTTGGCCTCAATATTATTCGCGTCGATGCTGCTAAGCGTTTCTTAGACCTACTTGCTGGCGTATCTGACCCTGAGAAGAAACGTAAAATCATCGGTAATGAATTTGTTTACGTATTTGACGATGAAGCGAGCAAGTTGACTGATGTTGAATTCCTAGCGCAAGGAACACTTTATACCGATATTATCGAGTCAGGAACGGATACTGCTGAGACAATCAAATCTCACCACAACGTTGGTGGTCTGCCAGAAGATATGCAGTTCAAGTTGATTGAACCGCTCAATACTCTCTTTAAGGATGAAGTTCGTGCCCTCGGTACTGCTCTTGGTATGCCGGATGAAGTTGTATGGCGCCAACCATTCCCAGGACCAGGCCTTGCCATTCGTGTCATGGGTGAAATCACTGAGGAAAAACTTCAAACTGTTCGCGAATCTGACGCTATCTTGCGTGAGGAAATTGCAAAAGCAGGTCTTGACCGCGATGTGTGGCAATATTTCACGGTTAATACTGGCGTTCGCTCCGTAGGTGTCATGGGAGATGGTCGTACCTACGACTACACTATCGCTATCCGTGCTATCACTTCTGTCGATGGAATGACAGCTGACTTTGCCAAACTACCATGGGATGTTCTTCAAAAAATCTCTGTCCGTATCGTAAACGAAGTCGACCACGTCAACCGCATCGTCTATGATATAACAAGTAAACCACCAGCAACAGTTGAGTGGGAGTAA
- a CDS encoding SDR family NAD(P)-dependent oxidoreductase, giving the protein MKRNVLITGASSGIGKAIAYVFAANGDNIIITGRRLDKLEEIKQDIEKQYHVQVSVHSFDVTNMEQTIVNCQKILEEVGQIHILVNNAGLALGLDKFQDYDLTDMMTMIDTNIKGLLTVTRQLLPQMVENNEGHIINIGSTAGIYAYAGAAVYAATKSAVKVLSDGIRIDTIDKNIKVTTLQPGIVETDFSQVRFHGDKERAATVYQGIDALQANDIASCTLFVANQPAHVQISDMTIMATKQATGFTIHRD; this is encoded by the coding sequence ATGAAACGAAATGTATTGATTACAGGTGCAAGTAGTGGTATTGGCAAAGCAATCGCTTATGTGTTTGCTGCTAATGGTGATAATATCATCATTACAGGACGAAGATTGGACAAACTAGAAGAAATTAAGCAAGATATTGAAAAGCAATACCATGTTCAGGTGTCAGTTCATTCATTTGATGTTACGAATATGGAACAAACGATTGTAAATTGTCAAAAAATTTTAGAAGAAGTTGGTCAAATTCATATTTTGGTAAACAATGCTGGCCTGGCATTGGGATTGGACAAATTCCAAGACTATGATTTGACTGACATGATGACAATGATTGATACCAATATTAAAGGATTACTAACTGTGACACGTCAGTTATTGCCACAAATGGTTGAAAATAATGAGGGTCATATTATCAATATTGGATCAACGGCCGGTATTTACGCCTATGCAGGAGCTGCTGTCTATGCTGCAACCAAATCAGCTGTCAAAGTGCTTTCAGACGGGATCCGTATTGACACGATTGATAAAAATATCAAGGTAACTACGTTACAACCCGGTATCGTTGAGACTGATTTTAGCCAAGTCCGTTTTCATGGAGATAAAGAGAGAGCAGCGACAGTCTATCAAGGAATTGATGCTCTTCAAGCAAATGATATTGCCAGCTGTACTCTATTTGTTGCAAATCAACCTGCACATGTGCAGATTTCTGATATGACCATTATGGCAACCAAACAGGCAACTGGCTTTACTATTCATAGAGATTAG
- a CDS encoding putative DNA-binding protein, with amino-acid sequence MEIEKTNRMNALFEFYAALLTDKQMNYIELYYADDYSLAEIAEEFQVSRQAVYDNIKRTEKLLEDYEMKLHMYSDYVVRSQIFDEILNKYPEDAYLKEKIAILTSIDNRE; translated from the coding sequence ATGGAAATTGAAAAAACCAACCGAATGAATGCCTTATTTGAATTCTATGCAGCCTTGCTAACAGACAAGCAAATGAACTACATCGAGCTCTATTATGCCGATGATTACAGTTTGGCTGAGATTGCTGAAGAATTTCAAGTCAGCCGTCAGGCGGTCTACGATAACATTAAACGAACAGAAAAATTACTGGAAGACTACGAGATGAAACTACATATGTATTCTGACTATGTAGTGCGTAGCCAGATTTTCGATGAAATACTGAACAAGTATCCAGAAGATGCTTATTTGAAGGAAAAAATCGCTATTCTAACCAGTATTGATAATAGAGAATAA
- a CDS encoding AAA family ATPase, with product MDEQNQFNWVNFYKEFAWKLVDYKDNRAELVEKVKAIYTKTKIHMPTLEKDNRLIDIDPFTIFGLFNKQIKEENRIKILTAIAELFNLQTEIPSSFESIPVLMNQNATFYYFIGDRDENDIDDLWELFIAALTYSKEPTAEKKEKFSHYFDLAINKKGNGNSKITMALYWIAPDFFLSLDSQNEAYVYESGEIPTDIVQKLPKMKSKISADDYFYISDSMHHYLNSAESKLKDFKELSSMAWKYSKQINQEEKERSAGTISPLADETDTGNEIGSEEVVEDSYTKNHFLSEVYMTEEEYDQLTSILQMKKNIILQGAPGVGKTFIAERLAFSLMGKPDLERVMTIQFHQSYSYEDFIMGFRPSTSGFELRRGAFYTFCKKAESDKSHNYFFIIDEINRGNLSKIFGELFMLIENDKRGKSLQLLYSDEQFSIPENLYIIGMMNTADRSLALLDYALRRRFAFFDIKPGFSTTGFKDYQANLKNEKFDRLISCVEKLNQAISTEEVLGDSFCIGHSYFCGLSAEVLEQGLLEAIVEYELIPLLKEYWFDEPTKIYDWSSKLRSAIQ from the coding sequence ATGGATGAACAAAATCAATTCAATTGGGTAAACTTTTATAAGGAATTTGCTTGGAAATTAGTAGACTATAAAGATAATAGAGCAGAGCTGGTTGAGAAAGTAAAAGCTATCTATACCAAAACAAAGATACATATGCCCACGTTAGAAAAGGACAATCGACTGATAGATATTGATCCTTTTACGATATTTGGACTCTTCAATAAGCAAATAAAAGAGGAGAATCGCATTAAAATTCTGACAGCTATAGCAGAATTATTCAACCTCCAAACGGAAATCCCATCCTCTTTTGAAAGTATACCAGTACTGATGAATCAGAATGCGACTTTCTATTATTTTATCGGAGATCGTGATGAGAATGATATTGATGACTTATGGGAACTTTTCATTGCTGCTTTGACCTATAGCAAGGAGCCTACGGCTGAGAAGAAAGAAAAATTTTCACACTATTTTGATTTGGCTATAAACAAGAAAGGAAATGGCAACAGCAAGATTACGATGGCCTTGTATTGGATTGCTCCCGACTTTTTCTTGAGCTTAGATAGTCAAAATGAAGCGTATGTGTATGAGTCTGGGGAGATTCCAACTGACATTGTCCAAAAATTACCAAAGATGAAGTCAAAAATTTCTGCCGATGATTATTTTTATATCTCGGACTCTATGCATCATTATTTAAACAGTGCAGAGAGCAAACTGAAAGATTTTAAAGAATTATCATCCATGGCTTGGAAATACTCTAAACAGATCAATCAAGAAGAGAAGGAAAGAAGTGCTGGAACAATTTCTCCACTGGCTGATGAAACTGATACTGGAAACGAGATAGGTAGTGAAGAGGTAGTAGAAGATAGCTATACGAAAAATCACTTCCTATCAGAAGTCTATATGACAGAAGAAGAGTATGATCAATTAACCTCCATACTCCAAATGAAAAAGAATATCATCTTACAAGGAGCGCCAGGAGTTGGAAAGACGTTTATTGCAGAACGCCTAGCATTTTCATTAATGGGTAAACCAGATTTAGAAAGGGTCATGACAATTCAGTTTCACCAAAGCTATTCCTACGAGGACTTCATCATGGGCTTTAGGCCTTCGACAAGTGGCTTTGAGCTGAGAAGAGGGGCATTCTATACTTTCTGCAAAAAAGCAGAGTCTGACAAGAGTCATAATTATTTCTTTATTATTGATGAAATAAACAGGGGAAATTTGAGCAAAATTTTTGGTGAATTGTTTATGCTGATAGAAAATGACAAACGAGGCAAGTCTTTACAGCTCCTCTACTCGGATGAGCAATTCTCAATTCCAGAAAATCTATATATCATCGGTATGATGAATACCGCAGATAGGAGTTTGGCCCTACTTGATTATGCACTGAGACGACGCTTTGCCTTCTTTGACATCAAGCCAGGTTTTTCAACTACGGGATTCAAAGATTATCAAGCAAATCTGAAAAACGAAAAATTCGATAGACTCATTTCCTGTGTAGAAAAGCTAAATCAGGCCATTTCAACAGAGGAAGTACTGGGAGATAGCTTCTGTATTGGGCATAGTTACTTCTGCGGTTTATCGGCAGAAGTACTGGAACAAGGTTTGCTAGAAGCCATTGTTGAATATGAACTGATTCCCCTCTTGAAAGAATATTGGTTTGATGAACCGACAAAAATTTATGATTGGAGTAGTAAGTTAAGGAGTGCCATCCAGTGA
- a CDS encoding HIRAN domain-containing protein produces MTFTSFEPTRNVQDFHLAAFAYYDGLDVIDQLKPGTPVQLVGEPSNPHDSEAVAIFYQGTKLGYIPSDKNSLISRLIYFGHGDILEARIQMSNTENHPDRQFRVVVKLKDNRKNDSR; encoded by the coding sequence GTGACATTCACATCATTTGAACCAACACGCAATGTGCAAGATTTTCATTTGGCAGCATTTGCCTACTATGATGGACTAGATGTAATCGACCAACTCAAGCCAGGAACACCTGTTCAGCTAGTCGGAGAACCTTCAAACCCACATGACTCAGAAGCTGTAGCAATCTTTTATCAGGGCACAAAGTTAGGATATATCCCATCGGATAAAAACTCACTAATCAGTCGCTTAATCTATTTTGGACACGGCGATATTCTAGAGGCACGTATTCAGATGTCCAATACAGAAAATCATCCTGATCGCCAGTTTCGAGTCGTTGTAAAACTAAAAGATAATCGTAAAAATGATAGTCGGTAA
- a CDS encoding GNAT family N-acetyltransferase, translating to MIRPIEKSDLIVIREINAQSLGYDCSLEQTERQFFRCTSTLGHILLVYIDDISGAVQGYIHAQVYESLYSDTGLNILGLAVLPGHQGQGIGASLLKAVEQIAQKEGYHFIRLNSAESRLQAHLFYEKNGYHSDKMQKRFIKHI from the coding sequence ATGATTCGTCCCATTGAGAAAAGTGACTTGATAGTCATCCGAGAAATCAATGCTCAATCCTTAGGGTATGATTGTTCATTGGAACAAACTGAGCGACAGTTTTTTAGATGCACGAGCACATTGGGGCATATCTTGTTGGTCTATATAGATGACATAAGTGGCGCAGTGCAAGGTTACATTCACGCACAAGTCTATGAAAGTCTCTATTCGGATACAGGCCTCAATATTCTCGGACTAGCTGTTTTGCCTGGTCATCAAGGACAAGGGATTGGAGCAAGCCTGCTGAAAGCCGTTGAGCAAATTGCACAGAAAGAGGGCTACCATTTTATTCGCCTCAATTCTGCTGAAAGTCGTCTCCAAGCCCATCTTTTCTACGAAAAGAATGGCTATCACTCCGATAAAATGCAGAAGCGTTTTATCAAGCACATTTAG
- a CDS encoding GntR family transcriptional regulator, protein MKAAYITIHDKIKEQIDNGIWKIGQRLPSERDLADEFGVSRMTLRQGITLLVEEGILQRKIGSGTYVASTRVQEKMRGTTSFTELVQLQGKTPSSKLLSYTRTKPNEKEVEQLGLSRGEYVIRMERVRYADNVPVVYEVASIPERLIKNVPKEDVTNHFFKTLMDNGYRIGTSKQTIFARLANEKVAQYLQISKNQAILALKQVSYLEDGQAFEFVNSQYVGERFEFYLENN, encoded by the coding sequence ATGAAAGCAGCATATATCACAATTCACGATAAAATTAAGGAACAAATCGATAACGGAATCTGGAAAATTGGTCAACGTTTACCAAGTGAACGCGATTTAGCAGATGAATTTGGTGTTTCTCGTATGACGCTCCGTCAAGGAATCACACTTTTAGTGGAAGAAGGTATTCTACAACGCAAGATTGGTTCCGGTACTTATGTCGCCAGTACACGGGTTCAAGAAAAGATGCGAGGCACGACTTCCTTTACTGAATTAGTACAACTCCAAGGAAAGACGCCAAGCAGCAAATTATTGTCCTATACACGAACCAAACCTAATGAAAAAGAAGTTGAACAATTAGGTTTATCCCGTGGCGAGTATGTTATTCGAATGGAGCGGGTCCGCTATGCAGATAATGTTCCCGTCGTGTATGAGGTTGCCAGCATTCCTGAACGCTTGATAAAAAATGTCCCAAAAGAAGATGTTACCAACCATTTCTTTAAAACACTTATGGACAATGGTTATCGAATTGGAACGAGCAAACAAACTATTTTTGCGCGTTTAGCCAATGAAAAAGTGGCTCAATATTTACAAATTTCTAAAAACCAGGCTATTCTCGCACTAAAACAGGTATCTTATCTCGAGGATGGTCAAGCATTTGAATTTGTAAATAGTCAGTATGTTGGGGAACGTTTCGAATTCTATTTAGAAAACAATTAA
- a CDS encoding nucleoid-associated protein — protein sequence MDIFVKKAIIHQFSPDDTELVLSDQLLTVSPKIEEYLRKKIERVFSDEAKTGQFNPDNPFLDYLDGDLLTNSVKIANLWKEEFSISENLKTNDLIFIEFERNGVEHFAFLRISLRENLAHVGLESGSPLKITQNNLPGAGSAPDEALIVNLQTRKYHLIEKRIKHNGAFLNYFSDNLLQVTPAISAKKSIKAVEQTAQKIADNFHQGDFQFQSKVKSAIFNNLEEDNELSPEKLADQLFDNNLTARLNFVDQLKEVIPDKISFDEIDSSRQLKKFENQKLSLSNGIELIVPNAIYEDAESVEFIQNDNGTYSILIKNIEDIKSK from the coding sequence ATGGATATATTTGTAAAAAAAGCCATCATACATCAATTTAGTCCTGATGATACAGAGCTGGTCCTTTCCGACCAGCTTTTGACTGTTAGCCCAAAAATAGAAGAATATTTGCGTAAAAAGATTGAACGTGTCTTTTCTGATGAAGCAAAAACAGGACAATTTAACCCCGACAATCCTTTTCTTGACTATTTAGATGGCGACCTACTGACCAACTCTGTCAAGATTGCTAATCTATGGAAAGAAGAATTTTCAATTTCTGAGAATTTAAAAACCAATGACCTCATTTTCATAGAGTTTGAACGAAATGGTGTTGAACATTTTGCCTTTTTGAGAATCTCACTGCGTGAAAATCTCGCCCACGTTGGTCTGGAAAGCGGAAGTCCTTTAAAAATCACCCAGAATAATTTACCTGGAGCAGGTTCAGCACCTGATGAAGCCTTGATTGTCAATCTTCAAACGCGGAAGTATCATTTGATTGAGAAAAGAATCAAACACAATGGAGCCTTCCTCAATTATTTCTCAGATAATCTTCTGCAAGTTACACCAGCTATTTCTGCAAAAAAATCAATCAAAGCAGTAGAGCAAACTGCACAGAAGATTGCTGACAATTTCCATCAAGGCGATTTTCAATTTCAATCGAAAGTCAAGTCAGCTATTTTCAACAATTTGGAAGAAGATAATGAGCTTTCACCTGAAAAATTGGCTGATCAGTTATTCGATAACAACCTGACCGCTCGTTTAAATTTCGTCGATCAACTGAAAGAGGTCATACCTGATAAGATTTCCTTCGATGAAATTGATAGTAGCCGTCAACTTAAGAAATTTGAAAATCAGAAGCTATCTTTATCAAACGGAATTGAGTTGATTGTGCCAAATGCAATCTATGAGGATGCAGAATCGGTTGAGTTTATTCAAAATGACAACGGGACCTATTCTATTCTTATCAAAAATATTGAAGACATAAAGAGCAAGTAA
- the glyA gene encoding serine hydroxymethyltransferase produces the protein MIFDKVNYKEFDKEVWEAIQAEEKRQQNNIELIASENVVSKAVMAAQGSILTNKYAEGYPGRRYYGGTECVDVVESLAIERAKEIFGAKFANVQPHSGSQANCAAYMALIEPGDTVMGMDLAAGGHLTHGASVSFSGQTYNFVAYNVDEETGLLDYDAILKQAKEVQPKLIVAGASAYARTIDFAKFREIADAVGAKLMVDMAHIAGLVAAGLHPNPVPHAHITTTTTHKTLRGPRGGLILTNDEELIKKINSAIFPGIQGGPLEHVIAAKAVSFKEVLDPAFKDYAQKVIENSKAMAEVFLANPNFKVITGGTDNHLFLVDVTKVVENGKVAQHLLDEVNITLNKNSIPYEKLSPFKTSGIRIGSAAITARGFGVEEARKVAQLTIKALENAENEKALEEVRQEVRALTDQFPLYEGL, from the coding sequence ATGATTTTTGACAAAGTTAACTACAAAGAATTTGATAAAGAAGTTTGGGAAGCTATCCAAGCTGAAGAAAAACGCCAACAAAATAATATCGAATTGATTGCGTCTGAAAACGTTGTTTCTAAAGCTGTTATGGCAGCTCAAGGTTCTATTTTGACCAATAAATACGCAGAAGGTTACCCAGGTCGTCGTTACTATGGCGGTACGGAATGCGTTGACGTAGTTGAAAGTTTAGCTATTGAACGTGCTAAAGAAATATTCGGTGCAAAATTTGCTAACGTTCAGCCGCACTCAGGAAGCCAGGCCAATTGTGCTGCCTACATGGCCTTGATTGAGCCAGGAGACACTGTTATGGGGATGGACTTAGCTGCAGGTGGTCACTTGACTCACGGTGCATCAGTTAGCTTCTCAGGACAAACTTACAACTTTGTAGCTTACAATGTTGACGAAGAAACTGGCTTGCTTGATTACGATGCAATTTTAAAACAAGCAAAAGAAGTACAGCCAAAATTGATTGTAGCAGGTGCTTCAGCCTATGCCCGTACAATTGACTTTGCTAAATTCCGCGAAATTGCAGATGCAGTGGGGGCCAAACTGATGGTGGATATGGCTCATATTGCTGGTCTTGTAGCAGCAGGTCTTCATCCGAACCCAGTGCCACATGCCCATATTACAACAACTACGACTCATAAAACTCTTCGTGGGCCACGTGGTGGTTTAATTTTGACCAATGATGAAGAGCTCATCAAGAAAATCAACTCAGCCATCTTCCCAGGCATCCAAGGTGGTCCATTAGAGCATGTCATTGCTGCAAAAGCCGTATCTTTCAAAGAAGTTTTGGACCCAGCTTTCAAAGACTATGCTCAGAAAGTGATTGAGAACAGCAAGGCCATGGCCGAAGTCTTCCTTGCAAACCCTAACTTTAAAGTCATCACAGGAGGAACAGACAACCATCTCTTCCTCGTTGACGTGACCAAAGTTGTTGAAAATGGTAAAGTTGCTCAGCATCTCTTGGATGAAGTAAATATTACTCTCAATAAAAACTCAATTCCTTACGAAAAACTCTCACCATTCAAAACAAGCGGTATCCGTATTGGCTCTGCGGCCATTACTGCTCGTGGTTTTGGAGTAGAGGAAGCTCGCAAGGTTGCACAACTAACTATCAAAGCACTTGAAAATGCAGAAAATGAAAAAGCTCTTGAGGAAGTCCGTCAAGAAGTGCGTGCTTTGACAGATCAATTCCCACTTTACGAAGGTTTATAA
- a CDS encoding DUF6287 domain-containing protein: MKRKYLALALGLLTIMSLSACQTEKKGSSASTSTADTQVSNANTSTSSTIQREISLSSMDIDALMQGNYDSILGTWQNSQGNSLVFNSKGLVADSQSLLGRGKITDGIFETGYVDATIGDVTLLMIPKGTQANTTETDTTDSTRDRMIVISQETTADVVDVYYRLTNSATSGIDPLKNTETGVQLDSGPKTIDYANSILGENNWRVIEGNYTRTESIPYNILEGDDNARYTIYQNGVIINADYQIVYQP, from the coding sequence ATGAAAAGAAAATATTTAGCACTCGCTCTTGGCTTGCTCACTATCATGTCGCTTTCTGCCTGTCAAACTGAAAAGAAGGGCAGTTCCGCAAGTACCTCAACTGCTGATACCCAGGTTTCTAATGCCAATACAAGCACGTCATCAACAATCCAACGTGAGATTTCTCTTAGTTCTATGGATATAGATGCTCTAATGCAAGGCAATTACGATAGTATACTAGGCACCTGGCAAAATAGCCAAGGAAATTCACTAGTCTTCAATAGCAAAGGATTAGTAGCAGATAGCCAGTCCTTACTTGGCCGCGGAAAAATAACTGACGGAATTTTTGAAACAGGCTATGTAGACGCAACGATTGGCGATGTAACACTATTAATGATTCCCAAAGGAACACAAGCAAATACAACTGAGACAGACACTACTGACTCTACGCGCGATAGAATGATTGTAATAAGCCAAGAAACAACAGCAGACGTGGTAGATGTCTATTATCGCTTGACCAATTCAGCCACTAGCGGTATAGACCCATTAAAAAATACTGAAACAGGCGTCCAGTTGGATAGTGGACCAAAAACGATTGATTATGCCAACTCAATTTTAGGCGAAAACAATTGGCGCGTCATTGAAGGTAACTACACGCGCACCGAATCTATTCCTTATAATATTTTGGAAGGCGATGATAATGCCCGTTACACTATTTACCAAAACGGTGTTATTATCAATGCAGATTATCAAATTGTTTATCAACCATAA
- a CDS encoding L-threonylcarbamoyladenylate synthase, giving the protein MTMDKLRTILENGGAVILPTETVYGLFAQALNEDAVNRVYQLKQRPRDKAMNLNVSNLNDIYFFSQNTPFFLEKLYNRFMPGPLTIILKANDNVPFWVNSGLDTVGFRLPNHEQTLRLISETGPLIGPSANISGNESGKKFSDIQAQFSVDLPGIEDDQALTGIDSTILDLSGQKARILRQGAISREEIQKAIPEIEFEVVL; this is encoded by the coding sequence ATGACAATGGATAAACTCCGAACAATTCTTGAAAATGGTGGTGCTGTTATCCTTCCAACTGAAACAGTCTATGGGCTTTTTGCCCAAGCCTTGAATGAAGATGCAGTCAATCGTGTCTATCAGTTGAAACAGCGTCCGCGGGACAAGGCAATGAACTTAAATGTCTCAAATCTGAACGATATTTATTTTTTCAGTCAAAATACACCCTTTTTTCTGGAGAAACTGTATAATAGATTTATGCCAGGACCGCTAACGATTATCCTGAAAGCAAACGACAACGTTCCTTTTTGGGTTAATTCTGGACTGGATACTGTTGGTTTTCGTCTTCCTAATCACGAACAAACCTTACGTTTGATTTCAGAGACTGGCCCACTTATTGGACCGTCCGCCAATATTTCAGGAAACGAAAGTGGCAAGAAGTTTTCGGACATCCAGGCACAATTTTCAGTTGATTTGCCTGGCATTGAGGATGACCAAGCTCTAACAGGCATTGATTCAACGATTTTGGACCTTTCTGGACAGAAAGCGCGGATTTTGCGCCAAGGTGCTATCAGCCGCGAAGAGATTCAGAAAGCCATTCCCGAAATAGAATTTGAGGTAGTTTTATGA
- a CDS encoding lysozyme family protein encodes MKKLIRTLILLLLIFLGYKFYQTYNAVKQVMTYQTMVQEVLAENDTPANEELVLAMIYTETKGQEADVMQSSESATGYANTITDSRESIRQGIIYLTENLRLAEEKGVEVWTAVQAYNFGPAYIDYIAEHGGEHTLSLAKEYSRTVVAPSLGNTTEETYTYFHPLALLNGGKLYVNGGNIYYARQVRFNMHLMRLINLF; translated from the coding sequence ATGAAAAAACTGATACGTACGCTGATACTTCTTTTGCTGATTTTTCTCGGTTACAAATTCTATCAAACCTACAATGCAGTCAAGCAAGTGATGACCTATCAAACTATGGTACAAGAAGTATTGGCTGAAAACGACACACCAGCTAATGAAGAACTAGTCCTAGCAATGATTTACACAGAAACCAAGGGACAAGAAGCAGATGTCATGCAATCGAGTGAGTCCGCTACTGGCTATGCTAACACTATCACGGATAGTAGAGAGAGTATCAGGCAAGGAATTATCTACCTGACAGAAAACCTACGGTTGGCTGAGGAAAAAGGAGTAGAGGTTTGGACAGCAGTTCAGGCATATAATTTCGGTCCAGCCTATATTGACTATATTGCTGAACATGGTGGAGAACATACACTCTCTTTAGCTAAAGAATACTCCAGAACAGTAGTAGCACCAAGCTTAGGGAATACTACAGAAGAAACATATACCTATTTTCATCCCTTGGCTTTGCTAAATGGTGGGAAGTTATATGTAAATGGTGGAAATATCTACTATGCTAGACAGGTTCGTTTTAATATGCACCTGATGCGCCTCATTAATTTATTTTAA